A portion of the Cellulophaga algicola DSM 14237 genome contains these proteins:
- a CDS encoding alpha-2-macroglobulin family protein, whose amino-acid sequence MKQATVFVLIILFSHMAEAQGSKDSFETLWKKVAQLEQEGLTKSALSVVSAISEKAKKESNNAQVVKSLLFSSKYSLTLEEDAQLKIISEFKSEIETATTPTKNVLESYLANLYWQYYQQNRYQFYKRTETETKVDTTDFRTWDLNTLFYEIGIHFDASLENSETLKKIPVSAFEILLDTQDGSEKLRPTLYDLLAHTALNFYKTDENNITRPADKFEINDSELLCESYQFILHKINTTDKTSLQAKALQLYQELLQFHSADKTSDAYVTIDIERLHFIKNKAVFSNVGDFYLNILQNSAEHIKAHENWSLYQFEIASYYAALANMYDATTNDEHRWKNKEALALCETIIKKHPKNLGALKSQNLKATILSKSMHLTNEEYIPTDKISRLLLNYKNIDALSVTAYNITRDQFQALEDAYKIEEKVAIIKKLKAVKNWEASLKNEMDYQNHAIEIEIPTLANGYYLLVARDNKLESNSFAYSSLNVTDIVLSENQLNGNHSFQVIDRNNGAPIPNAQVRLTYRINYDDKYLNKTYTSDENGNISFEKSEEYWTDVTIRVTANKEVAFFTGFYINHNYSRNNEEYTSYTTFLFTDRSIYRPGQPLFFKGIAVADSNSEKSIVTATDVTVKLLDANYQEVSSQNFKTNEYGSFSGEFILPSNGLTGNFSLQASNNTYGLNGSANFSVEEYKRPKFEAHFNPVTETYRVNDRIKVHGKAMAYAGSAISDAKVTYRVKRAVYYPRWYYWYRSYHNNTPQEIAFGETTTDASGNFELDFKAIVDHSTSAKNLPTFSYEVTADITDINGETHSTATTVNVGYHALNATIAVANRINKNANENKLAVYTTNLNGKTVASSGTLKIYKLKAPSAVLRPRPWTAPDYDYFGKEKFKAHYPHDAYANEYDSNTWENADLLWETQFNTSKTNELSLPNLKKWPSGKYRIELVTTDKFGQLVEEKVQTTLYSTDDKSLADQQIFSIATDKQSYEIGDKAKITLKTAAKDLYVTLTIEKEYKIVDTKIIHLSENKKSFTIPVNAEDLGGFAINYSYAAFNSYASGNVIVAVPYPVTDLQIETVTFRDKIKPGTDETWSFKIKGPKGDKVAAELLASMYDASLDAFRGHSWGFNPLYKPNYYAYQRSNANHSFGTSSFRSYWQFQTSYVSTSQYYDTFKWFDLNLGYNNRSSGYLSRKMMSKSAPATEMAEDIMEVAEMSAPPTPPSEVKKEKDSIANSSEAPQSDTEFGEVQIRKNLQETAFFFPQLQTDKEGAISFSFTTPEALTQWKLQLLAHTKNLESATTALTTVTQKELMVLPNAPRFLREGDQIVVSSKISNLTEKNLSGQAKIILTDAVLHTDITADITKNAQQEFSVDATGNTQVSWTITVPEGLQAVSYKILAKAGDFSDGEQNMWPVLSNRMLVTESLPMWVRSNQTKTFSLDKLKNSSSKTLRNHKLTLEITSNPAWYAVQALPYLMEYPYECNEQTFARYYANTLASYIANSNPKIQEVFNQWANSDALLSNLEKNQELKSLLIQETPWLRDAQSETEQKKRIALLFDLNKMRASQESAFSKLAQNQMSNGAWSWFAGGRENRYITQHIITGLGHLDKLIISSETGKEKSAMIKKAISYLDDAFVAEYEYMIKHNNNIKQDHLSHSQVQYLYMRSFFSDLKTSKKVDAVTAYYKGQIQKYWKNKNLYSKGMLALIMHRMGDKVTATKIIHHLEENSISSDELGMYWKENTNSWYWYQAPIETQALLIEAFSEIQKDVTTIDNLKIWLLKNKQTNQWKTTKATTEAVYALLLQGSDWLSVTNAVDVLIGGEKIAPEKLEGVKVEAGTGYYKTSWNTSEITSKMAEVQISKKGAGIAWGALYWQYFEDLDQITSAETPLKLKKKLFLKKNTATGEKISEITENSKLSVGDLVRVRIELRSDRDMEFIHMKDMRAAGFEPINVFSQYKWQDGLGYYESTKDASTNFFFDFLPKGVYVFEYDLRVNNAGNFSNGITTIQSMYAPEFSSHSEGVRVQIETN is encoded by the coding sequence ATGAAACAAGCAACAGTATTTGTATTGATTATTTTATTCTCACATATGGCAGAAGCACAAGGTAGCAAAGATTCGTTTGAAACACTATGGAAAAAGGTAGCACAATTAGAACAAGAAGGACTTACAAAATCTGCTCTAAGTGTAGTTAGCGCTATTTCTGAAAAGGCAAAGAAAGAAAGCAATAATGCTCAAGTTGTTAAATCGCTTTTATTTTCAAGCAAGTACTCGTTAACCTTAGAGGAAGATGCACAACTAAAAATCATTTCAGAATTTAAGTCTGAAATTGAAACCGCAACCACGCCCACTAAAAACGTACTAGAAAGCTATTTAGCCAACTTATACTGGCAGTATTACCAACAAAACAGGTATCAATTTTACAAGCGTACAGAGACCGAAACAAAAGTAGATACTACAGATTTTAGAACTTGGGATTTAAACACCCTATTCTATGAGATAGGGATTCATTTTGATGCTTCTCTAGAAAATAGCGAAACCCTCAAAAAAATTCCTGTATCGGCATTTGAAATACTATTAGACACGCAAGATGGTTCTGAAAAACTTAGACCTACCTTATATGATCTATTAGCACATACTGCCTTAAATTTTTATAAGACCGATGAAAATAATATCACAAGACCTGCCGATAAATTTGAAATAAATGATTCTGAGCTTCTGTGTGAGAGCTATCAATTTATACTCCATAAAATTAATACCACCGATAAAACTTCGCTTCAAGCAAAAGCATTGCAGCTTTATCAAGAGTTATTACAATTTCACAGCGCTGATAAAACCTCTGATGCCTATGTAACTATAGATATAGAACGCTTACATTTTATAAAAAACAAGGCTGTTTTCTCAAATGTTGGCGACTTTTATTTGAACATTTTACAGAATTCTGCGGAGCATATTAAAGCACACGAAAACTGGAGCTTATATCAATTTGAAATTGCAAGCTACTACGCTGCATTGGCCAACATGTACGATGCGACTACAAATGACGAACACCGATGGAAAAATAAAGAAGCTTTGGCTTTGTGTGAAACCATTATAAAAAAGCATCCAAAAAACTTAGGTGCTCTTAAAAGTCAAAATCTGAAAGCAACTATTCTGAGTAAGAGTATGCATTTAACAAACGAAGAATACATTCCTACTGATAAAATCTCTCGTTTATTACTTAATTATAAAAATATTGATGCCTTATCCGTCACAGCTTATAACATAACTCGGGACCAATTTCAGGCGCTCGAAGATGCCTATAAAATTGAAGAAAAAGTAGCAATCATAAAAAAATTGAAGGCTGTTAAAAATTGGGAGGCGAGCCTTAAGAATGAAATGGACTACCAGAATCATGCTATTGAAATAGAAATCCCAACCTTAGCTAATGGTTATTATTTATTAGTGGCAAGAGATAATAAACTTGAATCAAATTCTTTTGCGTATAGTTCACTAAACGTGACCGATATAGTGCTTAGTGAGAATCAATTGAACGGAAACCATAGTTTTCAAGTGATTGATAGAAACAATGGTGCACCTATTCCTAATGCACAAGTACGTTTAACCTATAGAATTAATTACGATGATAAATATCTAAATAAAACCTATACTTCTGATGAAAATGGAAATATCAGCTTTGAAAAATCTGAAGAATATTGGACAGATGTAACTATAAGAGTCACAGCAAATAAAGAAGTTGCCTTTTTTACTGGGTTTTATATTAATCATAATTATTCTAGAAATAATGAGGAGTACACCTCCTACACTACATTCCTTTTCACTGATAGAAGTATTTACAGACCAGGACAACCCCTATTTTTCAAAGGAATAGCTGTAGCGGATTCAAACTCAGAAAAATCTATTGTCACAGCTACAGACGTGACGGTTAAACTACTTGATGCAAATTACCAAGAAGTAAGTAGCCAAAATTTTAAAACCAATGAATATGGCTCTTTTTCTGGAGAATTTATTTTGCCCTCTAACGGTCTAACAGGTAATTTTAGCCTGCAAGCCAGTAATAACACCTATGGCTTAAATGGCAGTGCTAACTTTTCTGTGGAGGAGTACAAGCGTCCAAAATTTGAAGCACACTTTAACCCTGTTACAGAAACATATCGTGTAAATGACAGGATTAAAGTACACGGAAAAGCGATGGCCTATGCAGGAAGCGCTATTTCAGATGCCAAAGTTACCTACCGTGTAAAACGCGCTGTATATTACCCTAGATGGTATTACTGGTACCGTTCGTACCACAACAATACCCCACAAGAAATAGCTTTTGGTGAAACTACTACAGATGCCTCTGGTAATTTTGAATTAGACTTTAAAGCTATTGTAGACCACAGTACATCCGCGAAAAACTTACCTACGTTTAGTTATGAAGTAACTGCAGACATTACAGATATTAATGGAGAGACACATAGTACCGCCACTACTGTAAATGTGGGCTACCATGCTTTAAACGCAACTATTGCCGTAGCGAATAGAATAAATAAAAATGCCAACGAAAACAAGTTAGCCGTGTATACGACCAATCTTAATGGCAAAACGGTGGCATCTTCTGGTACTTTAAAAATATACAAGTTAAAAGCACCTTCTGCTGTATTAAGACCTAGACCATGGACTGCGCCGGACTATGATTATTTTGGAAAAGAAAAATTTAAGGCACACTACCCTCATGATGCTTATGCCAATGAGTATGATTCTAATACTTGGGAAAATGCAGACTTGCTATGGGAAACTCAATTTAATACTAGTAAAACAAATGAACTTAGTCTGCCTAATCTTAAAAAATGGCCATCTGGAAAGTACCGCATAGAATTAGTGACCACTGATAAGTTTGGACAACTCGTAGAAGAAAAAGTACAAACTACACTATATAGTACGGATGACAAAAGCTTAGCAGACCAACAGATTTTTAGTATTGCTACAGATAAGCAAAGTTATGAAATTGGCGATAAGGCAAAAATTACCTTAAAAACTGCAGCCAAGGATTTGTATGTGACGCTGACTATTGAAAAAGAATATAAGATAGTCGACACAAAAATCATTCATTTATCAGAAAACAAAAAATCATTTACAATACCTGTTAATGCTGAAGATTTAGGTGGTTTTGCCATCAACTATTCCTATGCTGCATTTAATTCGTATGCCTCGGGGAATGTTATAGTTGCCGTACCTTATCCTGTAACCGATTTACAAATAGAAACCGTAACGTTTAGAGATAAGATAAAACCTGGTACTGATGAAACTTGGTCGTTTAAGATAAAAGGACCTAAAGGAGATAAAGTAGCTGCAGAACTTTTAGCGAGTATGTATGACGCCTCTTTAGATGCCTTTAGAGGTCACTCATGGGGTTTTAACCCACTGTACAAACCTAATTATTATGCCTATCAGCGGAGTAATGCTAACCACAGTTTTGGAACTAGCTCTTTCAGGTCGTATTGGCAATTTCAAACAAGTTATGTTTCTACTTCTCAGTATTACGATACCTTTAAATGGTTTGATTTAAACCTAGGATACAATAACCGTTCATCTGGGTATTTATCTCGGAAAATGATGAGTAAATCTGCTCCTGCTACGGAAATGGCAGAAGACATCATGGAAGTTGCAGAAATGTCTGCACCGCCCACCCCGCCGTCTGAAGTTAAAAAAGAAAAAGATTCTATAGCTAATTCTTCTGAAGCACCTCAGTCAGACACAGAATTTGGAGAAGTACAGATTCGTAAAAACCTACAAGAAACAGCCTTTTTCTTCCCACAATTACAAACAGATAAAGAAGGTGCTATATCTTTTAGCTTTACCACACCCGAAGCCCTAACCCAATGGAAATTACAACTGCTTGCACATACTAAGAATCTAGAAAGTGCAACAACAGCATTAACTACCGTTACACAGAAAGAGTTAATGGTGTTACCAAATGCTCCTCGTTTTTTACGGGAAGGTGATCAAATCGTTGTAAGTTCTAAAATTTCTAACTTAACAGAGAAGAATCTTTCTGGGCAAGCAAAAATTATCTTAACTGATGCTGTATTACATACCGATATTACGGCAGATATTACTAAAAATGCACAGCAAGAATTTTCAGTAGATGCCACCGGAAACACACAGGTATCTTGGACCATAACTGTTCCTGAAGGATTGCAAGCCGTGTCTTATAAAATTCTAGCAAAAGCAGGGGACTTTAGTGATGGTGAGCAAAACATGTGGCCTGTACTTTCTAATAGAATGTTGGTGACAGAATCTTTACCTATGTGGGTAAGAAGCAACCAAACAAAAACATTTAGCTTAGATAAATTAAAAAACAGCAGCTCAAAAACACTACGTAACCATAAACTTACTTTGGAAATTACTTCAAACCCTGCGTGGTATGCGGTGCAGGCTTTGCCATACTTAATGGAATACCCTTATGAATGTAATGAGCAAACATTTGCCCGTTATTATGCAAACACTTTAGCAAGTTACATCGCAAATAGCAATCCTAAAATTCAGGAGGTATTTAATCAATGGGCAAACTCTGATGCTTTACTTAGTAATTTAGAAAAAAATCAAGAGTTAAAATCGCTATTAATTCAAGAAACACCTTGGTTACGTGATGCACAATCAGAAACAGAACAAAAGAAACGTATTGCATTGCTCTTTGATCTAAATAAAATGAGAGCATCGCAAGAAAGTGCATTTAGCAAATTAGCGCAAAATCAAATGTCTAATGGCGCTTGGTCTTGGTTTGCTGGTGGTCGTGAAAATAGATACATCACACAACATATCATTACAGGTCTTGGCCATTTAGATAAGCTTATAATTTCTTCTGAAACAGGGAAAGAAAAAAGCGCTATGATTAAAAAAGCAATTTCGTATTTAGACGATGCCTTTGTTGCTGAGTATGAGTATATGATAAAGCATAATAATAACATTAAACAAGATCATCTGAGTCATTCTCAAGTACAATACCTCTACATGCGTTCTTTCTTTAGTGACCTAAAAACTTCTAAAAAAGTGGATGCGGTTACCGCTTATTACAAAGGGCAAATTCAGAAGTATTGGAAGAACAAGAATTTATATAGTAAAGGAATGTTGGCTTTAATTATGCACCGAATGGGAGATAAAGTTACTGCCACCAAAATAATACATCACCTGGAAGAAAATAGTATTTCTAGTGATGAATTAGGCATGTATTGGAAAGAAAATACCAATTCTTGGTATTGGTATCAGGCGCCTATTGAAACGCAAGCCCTATTAATTGAAGCTTTTTCTGAAATCCAGAAGGATGTAACTACTATAGACAATTTAAAAATCTGGTTACTTAAAAACAAACAGACAAATCAATGGAAAACTACAAAGGCTACTACAGAAGCTGTCTATGCGCTCTTACTACAAGGTAGTGATTGGTTATCTGTAACCAATGCGGTAGATGTGCTTATTGGTGGCGAAAAAATAGCCCCTGAAAAATTAGAAGGCGTAAAAGTAGAAGCAGGCACTGGGTATTATAAAACTTCATGGAATACGTCTGAGATCACCTCTAAAATGGCCGAAGTTCAAATTAGTAAAAAAGGCGCTGGAATTGCTTGGGGAGCCCTTTACTGGCAATATTTCGAGGACCTTGATCAAATTACATCAGCAGAAACTCCCTTAAAATTAAAAAAGAAGTTGTTCTTAAAAAAGAACACTGCTACAGGAGAGAAGATTTCTGAAATTACAGAGAACAGTAAATTATCTGTGGGCGATTTAGTTCGTGTACGTATTGAATTACGATCAGACCGAGATATGGAGTTTATTCATATGAAAGATATGCGTGCTGCTGGCTTTGAACCTATCAATGTATTCTCTCAATACAAATGGCAAGACGGTTTAGGATATTATGAAAGCACTAAAGATGCAAGTACTAATTTCTTTTTTGACTTTTTACCAAAAGGAGTTTATGTCTTTGAATATGATTTACGAGTAAATAACGCCGGAAATTTCAGTAATGGAATCACTACGATACAAAGTATGTATGCACCAGAATTTAGCAGTCATAGTGAAGGCGTTCGGGTGCAGATTGAAACAAATTAA
- a CDS encoding sensor histidine kinase has protein sequence MKLSKTNKELLFWILQIVGWLGVSSLILIFPFGFSKTYMLYSFVLGSAIGIVSTSIFRHYLNNNIDIEVFGKRSIINLVVSFFACSLLYYFLLFTTEEIYEFYIGRTAKEIEWIKENIGVLSGVFNTMITVFGWTIIYFAIKFVISANKNRLENLELNATLREAQLNTLKGQVNPHFMFNSLNNIRGLMLEDVSKSREMITKLSEMLQYALSKNTVDAIALSEEVDMVDNYVALAKIQMEDRLHYEKEIDAESLEVMIPPMIIQLLVENAAKHGIANLKNGGKILLQTIVTATELQIVVKNTGKLSISENSTKLGLKNIRQRLRLLYGPKGQFTLEEIENEVVATIKIPTT, from the coding sequence ATGAAATTATCGAAGACAAACAAAGAGCTGCTTTTTTGGATCTTGCAAATTGTAGGCTGGTTGGGAGTAAGTTCACTTATTCTTATTTTTCCTTTTGGTTTTAGTAAGACCTACATGCTATACAGCTTTGTATTAGGAAGCGCAATTGGTATTGTGAGTACCTCAATTTTTAGACATTATTTAAATAATAATATTGACATTGAAGTATTTGGAAAAAGGAGTATTATAAATTTAGTGGTATCCTTTTTTGCCTGTAGTTTACTCTATTACTTTTTATTATTTACGACGGAAGAAATTTATGAATTCTATATAGGAAGAACGGCTAAGGAGATAGAATGGATAAAAGAAAATATTGGTGTTCTATCTGGAGTATTTAATACTATGATTACTGTTTTTGGGTGGACTATAATTTATTTTGCTATTAAATTTGTAATCAGTGCAAATAAAAATAGGTTAGAAAATTTAGAGCTTAACGCCACATTGAGAGAGGCGCAATTAAATACCTTAAAGGGTCAGGTAAATCCGCATTTTATGTTCAATAGCCTCAATAATATTAGGGGGTTGATGTTAGAAGACGTGAGCAAATCTCGAGAGATGATTACCAAGCTTTCCGAAATGCTTCAATACGCACTGTCTAAAAACACAGTAGATGCTATTGCTTTAAGTGAAGAGGTAGATATGGTTGATAATTATGTTGCACTCGCTAAAATACAAATGGAAGATAGACTGCACTATGAAAAGGAAATTGATGCAGAAAGCTTGGAGGTCATGATTCCTCCCATGATCATACAATTGCTGGTAGAAAATGCAGCAAAGCATGGTATTGCTAACTTAAAAAATGGGGGTAAAATTCTTTTACAAACTATAGTTACGGCTACAGAATTGCAAATTGTGGTAAAAAACACAGGAAAACTAAGTATAAGTGAAAATTCAACTAAATTAGGATTAAAAAATATACGACAGCGTTTACGTTTGCTCTATGGTCCAAAAGGACAATTTACCTTAGAGGAAATTGAAAATGAAGTTGTTGCCACTATAAAAATACCGACCACATGA
- a CDS encoding LytR/AlgR family response regulator transcription factor has translation MKKIKTVIVEDSRLARNEIKELLKQHPELELVGEAENVDEGFELINATKPDLLLLDINMPEKDGFELLEMLDDVPITVFTTAFDEYAIKSFEYNALDYLLKPINDKRFSQAIEKVKATLDKISSDETPASTERLTESSQIFIKDGEKCWLVKIGDILLIEIVGNYSRVYFQDQKPMLYKSLNQVEEKLPVENFFRVNRQQIINMNHIKNVVPWFNGKLKLTMNNGEEVEVSRRQSYIFKDRMSF, from the coding sequence ATGAAAAAAATTAAAACTGTTATTGTAGAAGACTCTCGTTTGGCGCGTAATGAAATAAAAGAATTATTAAAGCAGCATCCAGAATTGGAACTTGTAGGAGAGGCAGAAAATGTAGATGAGGGTTTTGAATTAATAAATGCGACCAAACCAGACTTGTTGCTCTTGGATATAAATATGCCAGAAAAAGATGGCTTTGAATTGTTAGAGATGCTAGACGATGTGCCGATTACTGTATTTACTACAGCATTTGATGAATACGCCATTAAATCTTTTGAATATAACGCCTTAGATTATTTGTTGAAACCGATTAATGATAAGCGTTTTTCTCAGGCCATAGAGAAGGTGAAAGCTACATTAGATAAAATAAGTTCTGATGAGACACCCGCAAGTACAGAACGCTTAACCGAAAGCAGCCAGATATTTATTAAAGACGGCGAAAAATGTTGGTTGGTTAAAATTGGGGATATTTTATTAATAGAAATAGTTGGTAATTATTCTCGAGTTTATTTTCAAGATCAGAAACCAATGCTCTATAAATCTTTAAATCAGGTAGAAGAAAAATTACCTGTAGAAAACTTCTTTAGGGTAAACAGACAGCAGATCATCAACATGAATCATATTAAGAACGTAGTGCCTTGGTTTAACGGTAAGCTTAAGCTTACTATGAATAATGGGGAAGAGGTTGAAGTCTCTAGGAGACAATCGTATATCTTTAAAGACCGTATGAGCTTTTAG
- a CDS encoding transglutaminase domain-containing protein, with product MRYVFLIFILYTSISCAQRSDFIGINFSKADSIAMQYKGASLKNLPVLVYNLTTPLPSEVEKFRAIYTWVSTNIENDYDSYAKTKSKRNKIGKDRASFLAWNERYSPKVFQNLIANKKAACTGYAYLVREMAGLAEIPCEIVDGHSRTATVLLTLNSLPNHSWNRVQLNGKWYLCDATWSAGQIILNEDKPVFQFEYHDGYFLAAPSLFIKNHYPIEAKWSLMDEVPPFETFVLGPIVYKGAFKHKIQPIAPLKLETEIIKNETVKFQFKSSTILNAEELVMEVGNGYSNTKIDTKPILQNKTYTITHRFTKTGLFDLHLKYNDAIIATYIVRVKRK from the coding sequence ATGAGGTATGTATTTCTAATTTTCATTCTATATACAAGCATTAGTTGCGCCCAGCGTTCTGATTTTATAGGCATAAATTTTTCAAAAGCAGACAGCATTGCAATGCAATACAAAGGCGCAAGCTTAAAAAACCTTCCTGTTTTAGTGTATAACTTAACTACACCTTTACCTAGCGAGGTAGAAAAATTTAGAGCAATTTACACTTGGGTAAGTACTAATATTGAAAACGATTACGATTCGTATGCAAAAACGAAAAGTAAACGAAATAAAATTGGAAAAGATCGCGCCTCTTTTTTAGCATGGAATGAACGGTATTCTCCAAAGGTTTTTCAAAACCTAATTGCGAACAAAAAAGCAGCTTGTACTGGCTACGCCTATTTAGTTCGAGAAATGGCAGGTTTAGCTGAAATACCTTGCGAAATAGTTGATGGCCATAGTCGTACTGCAACCGTATTGTTAACATTAAATAGTCTACCTAACCATTCTTGGAATAGGGTACAATTAAACGGAAAATGGTATTTATGTGATGCTACTTGGTCTGCTGGGCAAATAATTTTAAATGAAGACAAACCCGTATTTCAATTTGAATATCATGATGGCTATTTTTTAGCAGCACCAAGTTTGTTTATAAAAAATCATTATCCAATAGAGGCTAAATGGTCCTTAATGGACGAAGTGCCGCCGTTTGAAACATTTGTTTTGGGTCCTATTGTATATAAAGGTGCTTTCAAACATAAGATTCAGCCTATCGCCCCTCTAAAACTAGAAACTGAAATTATCAAAAATGAAACAGTCAAATTTCAATTTAAAAGCTCCACTATTCTAAATGCAGAGGAATTAGTGATGGAAGTTGGAAATGGATATTCTAATACAAAAATTGATACGAAACCTATTTTACAAAACAAAACTTATACCATTACACATAGGTTTACAAAAACAGGACTCTTTGATCTGCACTTAAAATATAATGATGCTATTATAGCAACTTACATTGTACGAGTGAAGAGAAAATAA
- a CDS encoding mycothiol transferase, with protein sequence MKNKILLFSVLLLSFLSNAQNSKEVSQEWISISQFLDVTVAQDTKFKLIGYAKANLVDDKAMAALWARVDNEGDELGFFDNMGDRPIHLNEWKSYTIEGVLTKDAETLNFGALCYGNGTYLFDNFQLFIENAEGVLAPVTIDNSSFESEVSKGVVPKWSQGIGREKAVKVKEFEISSSSDAAAGKKSVKLVGTGIELSSATIGNVEGASPQIGAMISMLEDLKSRVESRVKNMSQYELDHLHDEKANRIGALIMHLAAAEKYYQVFTFEGRGFNEEENKIWLDALDLGAAARDKYKGHEVQYYLDIYNEVRAETIAELKKRDDKWFEKIQPSADISNHYCWFHVMEHQSSHLGQILFLAKRIPPEVELHLPDLIKD encoded by the coding sequence ATGAAGAATAAAATACTATTATTTTCAGTACTACTGTTGAGTTTTCTTTCGAATGCTCAAAACAGTAAAGAAGTTTCTCAAGAATGGATTTCTATTAGCCAGTTTTTAGATGTTACGGTAGCGCAGGATACTAAATTTAAACTAATAGGGTATGCAAAAGCAAATTTGGTTGATGATAAAGCTATGGCAGCTTTATGGGCCAGAGTAGATAATGAAGGAGATGAATTAGGGTTCTTTGATAATATGGGGGACAGGCCCATACACTTAAATGAATGGAAATCTTATACGATTGAAGGTGTTTTAACTAAAGATGCAGAAACCTTAAATTTTGGTGCCTTATGCTACGGAAATGGTACGTACCTCTTTGACAATTTTCAATTGTTTATTGAGAATGCTGAAGGTGTTTTGGCGCCAGTAACTATAGATAATTCAAGTTTTGAAAGTGAAGTTTCCAAGGGTGTTGTTCCTAAATGGAGTCAAGGAATAGGTAGAGAAAAAGCTGTAAAAGTAAAAGAATTTGAAATAAGCTCAAGTTCCGATGCTGCAGCGGGTAAGAAATCTGTTAAACTCGTTGGAACAGGAATAGAACTTTCTTCGGCTACCATTGGTAACGTAGAAGGAGCTTCTCCGCAAATTGGTGCCATGATATCTATGTTAGAAGATTTGAAATCTAGAGTAGAAAGCAGGGTGAAAAATATGTCTCAATATGAGCTTGATCATCTGCACGATGAAAAAGCAAATAGAATAGGGGCTTTAATCATGCATTTAGCTGCAGCAGAAAAATACTATCAAGTATTTACTTTTGAAGGGCGTGGTTTTAATGAAGAAGAAAATAAAATTTGGTTGGATGCCTTAGATTTAGGAGCTGCTGCTCGGGATAAATACAAGGGGCATGAAGTGCAGTACTATTTAGATATCTATAATGAAGTACGAGCAGAAACTATTGCAGAGTTAAAGAAAAGAGATGATAAATGGTTTGAAAAAATACAACCAAGCGCAGATATAAGTAATCACTATTGCTGGTTTCATGTGATGGAACATCAATCTAGTCATTTAGGACAAATTTTATTTTTAGCGAAACGCATTCCGCCAGAAGTAGAACTACACCTTCCTGATCTAATAAAAGATTAA
- a CDS encoding carboxypeptidase-like regulatory domain-containing protein, translated as MKNSISVSVKKPCTEKFSTFSTTDKGGFCASCEKEVIDFTTMSKSEIVDYLCTATSSTCGRFKTSQLNDLQMANSNVSSFNFLTKSIGAMSFSLLSLCAISSVNAQDEALTSSVQTELVSNPEATTNTSQSNKYKVKGLVVDQENLPLPGVSIVLKGTNEGVSTDFDGNFEFSRRLSEGDVLVFSYVGYDTQKYTIAKSATDTIEISILFDSADIELMGDISIEEVYQPKRNIAQKIGSIFN; from the coding sequence ATGAAAAATTCAATTAGCGTATCCGTAAAGAAACCATGTACAGAGAAATTTAGTACGTTTAGTACAACCGATAAAGGCGGATTTTGCGCCTCTTGTGAAAAGGAAGTTATCGATTTTACCACTATGTCTAAAAGCGAAATAGTAGACTATCTATGTACTGCAACGAGCAGCACTTGCGGCCGATTCAAAACCTCACAATTAAATGACTTACAAATGGCAAATTCAAACGTTTCTTCTTTTAATTTTTTAACGAAAAGTATTGGCGCCATGAGTTTCTCTTTATTATCATTATGTGCTATATCTAGTGTAAATGCGCAAGATGAAGCATTAACCTCTAGTGTACAAACTGAATTAGTTTCAAATCCAGAAGCTACTACCAATACCTCTCAAAGCAACAAATACAAAGTGAAAGGTCTTGTGGTAGATCAAGAAAATTTACCATTGCCAGGTGTCTCTATTGTTCTAAAAGGAACAAATGAGGGAGTGTCTACAGATTTTGATGGCAATTTTGAATTCAGCAGACGCTTATCTGAAGGTGATGTTCTTGTCTTTAGCTATGTAGGGTATGATACTCAAAAATACACTATTGCTAAAAGTGCAACAGATACTATAGAAATCTCTATACTTTTTGATTCGGCAGACATAGAACTTATGGGAGATATTTCTATCGAAGAGGTGTATCAACCAAAGAGAAATATCGCTCAGAAAATTGGTTCTATTTTTAACTAA